From the Gadus chalcogrammus isolate NIFS_2021 chromosome 15, NIFS_Gcha_1.0, whole genome shotgun sequence genome, one window contains:
- the LOC130405149 gene encoding sprouty-related, EVH1 domain-containing protein 2-like produces the protein MLEDTRPHDDSYIVRVKAVVMSRDDSSGGWLAQDGGALSRVGVCRLLGPGLVPAPAAGSLSHGHFLIHGERLLDHQVILECPLRKDLLYTAATPTFHHWKVEDRRCGLSFQSPADARAFDRGVRKAIEDLAEGSTTSSTTLHNGAELGDDDVFTNATDSSSNSSQRTEGCQPPHDTSPLARRQGCKLGHHHGNDFYEPYRLTDQFLFEQSLSRFPRHVTFQEEEEIVRINPRERSWESVPERSWESVPERSWESVPERSWESVPERSWESGPERGWESGPERGWESGPERGWESGPERGWESGPERGWDRGSERAWRTGYEDYRHAAVRDHFLHSDPSSSYVHFSKTDGPKHEYSYPLAPPPDGPQGPLSAKPPGHARHGGFSGVVSAQPRPFLPGSSPSDDDGGSGGGVKGGKAGSPGRAQCEHCGETFYPSANRRGRCQDAPDAVGGCVRRVSCMWLADSMLYHCMSDPEGDFSDPCSCEGGGGGGARRGPRWLALGALSLVAPCLCLYPPLHACHRAALAWGCCGGRHKAAS, from the exons tgaCAGCTACATCGTGCGTGTGAAGGCGGTGGTGATGAGCCGGGACGACTCCAGCGGGGGCTGGTTGGCCCAGGACGGGGGGGCTCTGAGCCGGGTGGGGGTCTGTCGCCTGCTAGGCCCCGGGCTggtccccgcccccgccgcagGCAGCCTTAGCCATGGACACTTCCTCATCCATGGGGAGCGGCTCCTGGACCACCAG GTGATCCTGGAGTGTCCGCTCAGGAAGGACCTGCTGTACACCGCGGCCACGCCCACCTTCCACCATTGGAAGGTGGAGGACAGGAGGTGTGGCCTGTCCTTCCAGAGCCCAGCCGACGCCCGGGCATTCGACCGCGGCGTGAGGAAGGCCATCGAGGACCTGGCTGAAG ggtccaccacctcctccaccacactccACAACGGGGCGGAGCTGGGGGACGACGACGTCTTCACG AACGCCACCGACAGCTCATCCAACTCCTCCCAGCGGACGGAGGGCTGCCAACCCCCGCACGACACATCGCCCCTCGCCCGGAGACAAGGCTGCAAGCTGGggcatcaccatggcaacgactTCTACGAGCCCTACCGCCTGACGGACCAGTTCCTGTTTGAACAG tcTCTGTCCCGGTTCCCGCGCCACGTGACcttccaggaggaggaggagatcgtGAGGATCAACCCTCGGGAGCGGAGCTGGGAGTCCGTTCCGGAGCGGAGCTGGGAGTCCGTTCCGGAGCGGAGCTGGGAGTCCGTTCCGGAGCGGAGCTGGGAGTCCGTTCCGGAGCGGAGCTGGGAGTCCGGTCCGGAGCGGGGCTGGGAGTCCGGTCCGGAGCGGGGCTGGGAGTCCGGTCCGGAGCGGGGCTGGGAGTCCGGTCCGGAGCGGGGCTGGGAGTCCGGTCCGGAGCGGGGCTGGGACCGCGGTTCGGAGAGGGCGTGGCGGACCGGCTACGAGGACTACCGCCATGCAGCTGTGCGTGACCACTTCCTGCACAGTGACCCGTCCTCCTCCTATGTGCACTTCTCCAAGACGGACGGCCCCAAGCACGAGTACTCCTaccccctggccccgcccccagacggcccccaggggcccctcaGTGCCAAGCCTCCCGGCCACGCCCGGCACGGGGGCTTCTCGGGCGTGGTCTCCGCCCAGCCGCGCCCCTttctccccggctcctccccctctgacGACGACGGAGGCAgcggagggggggtgaagggcgGCAAGGCGGGCAGCCCCGGGCGCGCTCAGTGCGAACACTGCGGCGAGACGTTCTACCCCTCGGCCAATCGGAGGGGCCGGTGCCAGGACGCCCCGGACGCGGTGGGCGGCTGCGTGCGGCGGGTCAGCTGCATGTGGCTGGCCGACAGCATGCTGTACCACTGCATGTCGGACCCTGAGGGGGACTTCTCGGACCCCTGCTCCTGcgagggcgggggcgggggcggggcacGCCGGGGGCCGCGCTGGCTGGCCCTGGGGGCGCTGTCCCTGGTGGCGCCCTGCCTGTgtctctacccccccctccacgcCTGCCACCGCGCCGCGCTGGCCTGGGGATGCTGTGGGGGGCGCCATAAGGCGgccagctga